Proteins found in one Pongo pygmaeus isolate AG05252 chromosome 8, NHGRI_mPonPyg2-v2.0_pri, whole genome shotgun sequence genomic segment:
- the FXYD4 gene encoding FXYD domain-containing ion transport regulator 4, translating to MERVTLALLLLAGLTALEANDPFANKDDPFYYDWKNLQLSGLICGGLLAIAGIATVLSGKCKCKSSQKQHSHVPEKAIPLITPGSATTC from the exons ATGGAGAGAGTGACCCTGGCCCTTCTCCTACTGGCAG GCCTGACTGCCTTGGAAGCCAACGACCCATTTG CCAATAAAGACGATCCCTTCTACTATG ACTGGAAAAACCTGCAGCTGAGCGGACTGATCTGCGGAGGGCTCCTGGCCATTGCTGGGATTGCGACAGTTCTGA gtGGCAAATGCAAATGCAAGAGCAGCCAGAAGCAGCACAG TCATGTACCTGAGAAAGCCATCCCACTCATCACTCCAG GCTCTGCCACTACTTGCTGA